DNA from Mycobacterium bourgelatii:
CCCCGCCGAGCGCATTCGCACCATCGCCGCAGGCAATGCCGCGGCCAAGGACCACACCGCGGCCATCGGTCCCACGTTGCTGCACGACTGGACGCAGTTCGGCGGTCAGACGATGTTCGATGCCGCCATGCGCCTCCTGCCGCACATTCCGATCGGCAGCAGCCCCGTCTACAACATGATCTTGTCGAATGTGCCAGGGCCACAGAACCAGTTGTATTTCCTGGGGTGCGGCATAGACACCATGTACCCGCTCGGCCCGCTGCTGGGTAGCGCGGGTCTGAACATCACTGTGATGTCGCTCAACGGGGAGTTGGGGATCGGCATCATTTCATGCCCCGACCTGATTCCGGACTTGTGGGGGATTGCCGACGGGTTCCCCGATGCGCTCAAGGAGCTATTGGAGTGCAGCGATCACCGGTCAGCGGGTCGTGCCGGCGCCACGGCCACACCCGAGTCGGAACCATCAGGCGGACAAGACCTTCGGTGACGTGGCGACGTCAGTGCGAATAGCCGCTACTGGTGCCCAGCACCTCGATCGCCGCGTTGATGTTAGGAATTACCGTGGCGCCGTACCTGGCGACGATTTGTCCGAGCGCACGGCCGATGTGCGGGCCGACGGCCGCGGCATCCAGGGTTTCCTCGCCGATGACGATGCCGTTCACCAGGTGCGCGGCGAGTAGGCGCCCGTCGTGGGCAATTTCGTAACGCCAGTCGCCGATCTGGATGCGCTCGGGATTCGATCGGAACAGCCCGCGTTTCGCCGGCGTGTGGATCACTCCCGGCAGTCCGGCGAACACTTTGACCACCAACCCGACCCCGCCGGGGCCGTACAGCGCGGCGGAAATTGTGCGGCTGACTCTGTCGATGTCGAAATCAACCATCAGTTATCCATCGTCAGGACGAAGGACGGTTTTATGGTTTCGCCGCTACCGGTGCGGCGCACGGCGGTCCCGGCCGTATAGAACTCCACGGTGTGCATTCCCCACGCATAGTTCGAGATGGAGAAGTGCACCCCGACCACCCCGGTCGCACCGTCTCGCTCCGCCTCGGTCTGCATCCGCGACATCGCCAACTCGCGCGCTTGATAGTTGCCCTGCGTCCACTGCGGCATTTCCATGTTCCGGCCGATCTGCCGCAGCGTCTGCATGAACCCCTGCACGGCGATGTGAAACACGCAGTTGCCCATCACGAAAGCCACCGGCGTAAATCCGGAGCGCAGCAACGTCACCATGTCCTGGCCGGACAGGTGGCTGGAGAACGCTTGCCCGTTCGGACGCCGGAATGCCCCCGGTTTGTCGACGTAGCGGACCGCGGTGCCGACCGCCATGAACTCCAGATGCTCACCACCCTCGCCGTGGTGGCGCCAGTTGAGTCGGACGCCGACGATCCCGTCCGCCTTGAGTGCGTCGGCTTCGGCCTGCATCCGCGCCATGGCATTCCAGCGCGCCCGGTAGGTTGCCTCGGTCAGAACGCCGAGTTCCTGTTGCTGGCGCATGCCGCTGAATTGGAAGCCGACGTGATAGACGGACACGCCCATGACCAACTCGATCGGCTCGAACCCGGCGCCATGCAGCAGGGCGAACTCGTTGATCGATAAGTCGGAGGTCCATGACTTGTCAGCGTGGGACAACCGTTCGCTGGCGATCGGATCCAACTGGTTGGGTTGCATTGGCGAGCGTCCCTTTCTGTGGTTTGCGTCAGCGTACCTAGCAAACTGTGCAATTCACTGACTAAGGGTGATCGCGTCTTCCGGGCAGTTCTGCGCGCCGGTGCTCGCGTGCAGTTCCAATTCGCCGGAGACTTCGGCAACACGCACGATCGAATGTCCAACCTCGTCGGCGTCGAAGATGTCTGGGGCCAGCGTGTAACAACGTCCATGGCCGACGCAACGGTCGGGGTCGACCGATACGTGTGTCATCGCGCCGCAACCGGGAACGTAAGTGGCAGTGCCTCAACCGAGCGCAGCGCGGCGGTGTACTGCAGCTCGGTTCCCGGCGTTATTTCGTAATCTGGTATGCGCTTATGGAATTCACGCAGCGCCACGCGTAGCTCCATGCGGGCCAGGTGCGATCCCAGACAGCGGTGCGGACCTCCACCGAAGGCGCGGTGGCGATTTGGGCTGCGGGCGAAGTCCACAAGCTCAGGATCAGGAAACTCGGCCGGGTCCGTGTTCGCCGCTCCGAGCAGCGGGCTGACCCTTTCGCCCTTGCTGATCGGGCAGCCGCCCACTTCGACGTCCTGCATCGCGACCCTGGCCACCCCGGGCACCGGTGTCTCCCAGCGCAATAGCTCCTCGACGGCGTGCGGCAGAATATCGGGTTGCTCTACGAGCTGATGACGGTGATCGGGGTGGCGCGCCAGGTATACGAAGAAGCAGTCCAGCGAGTCGGTGACCGTGTCCAGTCCCGCGATCAGGAATAGGAAGCAGATGTCGAGCAACTCCTCACGGGAAAGCGGCCGCACCTCGCTTTCGACCTTCGCGGCGATCATCGCCGACAACACGTCGTCGCGCGGATTGGCAATGTGGTCGTCGATGGCACGCTCGAAATAGTTGTAGATCTCCTGCGCCACCTGCGCCGAAGCGTCGTGGCGGTCGTCGAAGTTGGTGGCGCCCTCCGGGCGGATCACGCCGTCCTTCCACTCCAAGAATTTGTCCAGGTCATCAAGGGGCAGGCCGAGCAACTGCAGGAATACGGTGCACGGCAGCGGGACCGCGAACTCGGCGTGGAAGTCGCATTCGCCGCGGCCGGCGAACTTGTCGATCATCTCGTTCACCAACTCGGCGACGTGCGGTTCCCGCCGGGCCATTTCTCGCGGGGTGAACAGGGGATCCAGGATCCGCCGGTACTTTGCATGCTCTGGCGGATCGATTTGCAGCGGAATCAGCGGGCGCACATTGCCCAGATCGACGGCATCCATGTTCGACGAGAACAGGTCGGTCCGCTTGAGCGCCATCTCGATGTCGGAGAGGCGGCTGAGCACCACCGCTTGCGGCGCCCGGAACACCGGGGTTGCCTCGCGCAGCGCCTTGTACATGGGCTGCGGATCGGCAATACCCTTGACAGTTTGGTCGACGAAACTTTCAGCCTCTGTCATGTCGATAGCCTGACACCACACTTAGGTGGTGGGCAATGCCTTGCCCGAAAGGTCAGGCTTGGTCGGCGCGGTGCCGTCGATGCAGTGCCGACGCGACGGCCCGGCCCACACCTCGCAGCGCGTACACCGCGGTCACCACCGTCAGCACGATCAGCAGGATGAACATCGGCAGCCAGTTGCTCCGGCTATGGCTGACGTCCCACCAGATGATCGTGAACAACAGTGCGCAGAGCAGCAGAACTATGTCCCGCCAATTGCCTTGGTAGGACATCGCGGCCTGGCGCAGGGCGCGGCCCCGGTCGGCCGCCTCGATGAGGTCGTCGATGCGGGCGTTGATCGTGCGCTGCAATTCGGCTCGCCGTTCGGCGGCTTCCGGTGGAAGTTTCTCGAGCAGTTCCATGTCCTGCTTGATCAATGCGCGAAAGTCCGGACCTCGTAGTTGACCGGCGGCAATTGCCAGCATCACGCCACCAAAGACCGGCGCACTGTTCAGCGCAATCTGTCCCAGCCCCGCCATGTCGACCTCCTCGCTCGGCTGATCGTCTGGCCCATCGTAGAAGTCGGGGTCAACGGACGGCGTTGGCGCCGACCGTGTACCAACGGGCGGCGACCTTGGGGTTTTCGTCGTACTTCCTCAGCCAGCGGCCCGCGAAGGGCGGCAATTTCTCGTACGTCGGGTCGTGGCCGGGGCCTTGGGAGCGGATCAGGCCGGTGATCATCTCGACGATTTCTCGCCGCGGCACGCCAGCGTAGGTACCCTGTCCCGGCGAACAAAGCTCGCGCGTTGCTTTCAGCGAGTCACGAAAGGCGTTGAACGATAGTCCATTCGGAATAAGACGGCCGAATTCACCACCATCGCACGGGGGTACGTGCTCTTGGAAGCCGGTGGCGATGATGGTCAGAATCTCGCTGATGTGTTTGACGACGCCGCCGATGGTCTTGACGCGGTAGGGATAGCTGTCATGTACGGCTTTGTAAACAAGAAGGGCCGAGCTGCGGTGCTCTATCTCTTCGACGAAATGCCAGATGAACAATGACGCGACCCGTTCGTCACCTGGGCGGAACAGCTTGTCTTCGTGGTCGAGAAACACCTTGAAGTAGGGCGTGAATGTCGCCTCGACAACGGCGGGGTAGGCAAGCCGCCAGGCCAGTGGCTTGGTGGCGGTGAGGTGATCGAAGGAATCGATGACCTCTTGCATGGTGTTCTGCAGGCCTGGCCAGCGTCGGCTCAGGGCCCTGACGTGGCTCATGTGGGCCGCCGAGTGCTGAGCTTCCTGACGCAGATAGGCGGTTGCTTCCTCGACGTCTTCCGGCCTGCGCATCAACGGAATGGCCTCGCGTGTCCCGTCGACAATGAATTTCTCGAATCCTGGTGCAAACAAAGAGATTAGATTGCATAGCATGCCGAACGCGGGCCGTTCAGGCTGCCAATTGAACGGGACGTCGTCGTGCGAGAAGTCGAAGCGAACTCGCCTCACTTGAAGATCTGTCATCCTGGTGCCTCCCAGGGGTGTGCGGCGATGCTCTGGCCATACACAGTATCAGCAATGTATGGCCATGTCCGCAAGGCCGCGCCCGGTTACGGGTCAGGATGCCGCGGAGGAACGGCGTCTCGTTCGTCGCGGCTCCGGCTCGTGCAGGGGAGCCATTGCCTGTGCTAGCCGCGGGTAAGCGATCGCGGGCCCAATCCACCGGGTGAGATAGCGGCGCAGGTCTTCACCGCTGCGGGGTGGTCGACCCGGATCGACGAGAAAGGAATGCAGCACCCGAAGGCAGAACTCGGCCAGTTCGTCGAGGCCCTCCTCGTCAAAGCCGTGCTGTTCCCAATCGACATCGAATTTGTGCAGCATCGAGCGGCCGAACGCCATGCCGGTGTCGGACATGATGGAAACGGTTTGTCCGCCACGGTTCTTCGGTTTCAGCACCAGATCGAACTGCCTGTCCGCGGCCAGGTGTTCGACGGCGTACACGATGCCCTCGATCATCGCCACGACCGGATCGGACACGCCCTTGAGGTGCGCCTCCAGGTGCTCGAGGAAGCCGTCGGCCGAGCGCATCGCGGTGGCTATCAGCAGCGCTTCAGTTCCGGGGAAGTAGCGATAGACCGTTTGGCGCGTGACGCCCAAATCCCTTGCCACGTCAGCGATCCGCATCGCGGAGCCGCGCTCGTTGATAATCCGGTCGGCCGCGTCCAGGATTCGCTCGATGGCCTCTTCGTCGGAGGCAGGTGTGTTTCCGGACCAGCCGTGGCTACGCATGAGGAGCCGCCCGCCGATCTTTCATGACAGGAGCATACGGGCTATCCGTCGTGTATGGTCCGATGTCCCGGCCGTTTCAGGCCACGATGTTGTGCTACCAGCTGACGCCCAACTGTTGGCAGGACGACAGCACGCCGCCATAGGCAACGATGCTGTCGGTCCAAGCCGCCTCGTCATATTGGGTCCCCGGACCAGGACGAACGCTGGCGACGAACATTTGCATGTCATCGACATAGCGCTGCAGCGCGCGGACGGTGAAACGCGGCGGGCTGGCGTGGTCGTCGAGCGTCTGT
Protein-coding regions in this window:
- a CDS encoding DUF5073 family protein, which translates into the protein MVDFDIDRVSRTISAALYGPGGVGLVVKVFAGLPGVIHTPAKRGLFRSNPERIQIGDWRYEIAHDGRLLAAHLVNGIVIGEETLDAAAVGPHIGRALGQIVARYGATVIPNINAAIEVLGTSSGYSH
- a CDS encoding heavy metal-binding domain-containing protein — encoded protein: MQPNQLDPIASERLSHADKSWTSDLSINEFALLHGAGFEPIELVMGVSVYHVGFQFSGMRQQQELGVLTEATYRARWNAMARMQAEADALKADGIVGVRLNWRHHGEGGEHLEFMAVGTAVRYVDKPGAFRRPNGQAFSSHLSGQDMVTLLRSGFTPVAFVMGNCVFHIAVQGFMQTLRQIGRNMEMPQWTQGNYQARELAMSRMQTEAERDGATGVVGVHFSISNYAWGMHTVEFYTAGTAVRRTGSGETIKPSFVLTMDN
- a CDS encoding ferredoxin, coding for MTHVSVDPDRCVGHGRCYTLAPDIFDADEVGHSIVRVAEVSGELELHASTGAQNCPEDAITLSQ
- a CDS encoding cytochrome P450 — encoded protein: MTEAESFVDQTVKGIADPQPMYKALREATPVFRAPQAVVLSRLSDIEMALKRTDLFSSNMDAVDLGNVRPLIPLQIDPPEHAKYRRILDPLFTPREMARREPHVAELVNEMIDKFAGRGECDFHAEFAVPLPCTVFLQLLGLPLDDLDKFLEWKDGVIRPEGATNFDDRHDASAQVAQEIYNYFERAIDDHIANPRDDVLSAMIAAKVESEVRPLSREELLDICFLFLIAGLDTVTDSLDCFFVYLARHPDHRHQLVEQPDILPHAVEELLRWETPVPGVARVAMQDVEVGGCPISKGERVSPLLGAANTDPAEFPDPELVDFARSPNRHRAFGGGPHRCLGSHLARMELRVALREFHKRIPDYEITPGTELQYTAALRSVEALPLTFPVAAR
- a CDS encoding metal-dependent hydrolase, with amino-acid sequence MTDLQVRRVRFDFSHDDVPFNWQPERPAFGMLCNLISLFAPGFEKFIVDGTREAIPLMRRPEDVEEATAYLRQEAQHSAAHMSHVRALSRRWPGLQNTMQEVIDSFDHLTATKPLAWRLAYPAVVEATFTPYFKVFLDHEDKLFRPGDERVASLFIWHFVEEIEHRSSALLVYKAVHDSYPYRVKTIGGVVKHISEILTIIATGFQEHVPPCDGGEFGRLIPNGLSFNAFRDSLKATRELCSPGQGTYAGVPRREIVEMITGLIRSQGPGHDPTYEKLPPFAGRWLRKYDENPKVAARWYTVGANAVR
- a CDS encoding TetR/AcrR family transcriptional regulator; protein product: MRSHGWSGNTPASDEEAIERILDAADRIINERGSAMRIADVARDLGVTRQTVYRYFPGTEALLIATAMRSADGFLEHLEAHLKGVSDPVVAMIEGIVYAVEHLAADRQFDLVLKPKNRGGQTVSIMSDTGMAFGRSMLHKFDVDWEQHGFDEEGLDELAEFCLRVLHSFLVDPGRPPRSGEDLRRYLTRWIGPAIAYPRLAQAMAPLHEPEPRRTRRRSSAAS